Proteins encoded within one genomic window of Manis pentadactyla isolate mManPen7 chromosome 4, mManPen7.hap1, whole genome shotgun sequence:
- the ADGRB2 gene encoding adhesion G protein-coupled receptor B2 isoform X9 gives MTPACPLLLSVILSLRLAAAFDPAPSACSALASGVLYGAFSLQDLFPTIASGCSWTLENPDPTKYSLYLRFNRQEQVCTHFAPRLLPLDHYLVNFTCLRPSPEEAVAQAEAEVGRPEEEEAAGLELCGGVGPFTFLHFDKNFVQLCLSAEPSEAPRLLAPAALAFRFVEVLLINNNNSSQFTCGVLCRWSEECGRTAGRACGFAQPGCSCPGEAGAGPATATPPGPPAAHTLSNALVPGGPAPPAEADLHSGSSNDLFTTEMRYGEEPEEEPKVKTQWPRSADEPGLYMAQTGDPAAEEWSPWSVCSLTCGQGLQVRTRSCVSSPYGTLCSGPLRETRPCNNSATCPVHGVWEEWGSWSLCSRSCGRGSRSRMRTCVPPQHGGKACEGPELQTKLCSMAACPVEGQWLEWGPWGPCSTSCANGTQQRSRKCSVAGPAWATCTGALTDTRECSNLECPAADGKWGPWNSWSLCSKTCDTGWQRRFRMCQATGAQGYPCEGTGEEVKPCSEKRCPAFHEMCRDEYVMLMTWKKAAAGEIIYNKCPPNASGSASRRCLLSAQGVAYWGLPSFARCISHEYRYLYLSLREHLAKGQRMLAGEGMSQVVRSLQELLARRTYYSGDLLFSVDILRNVTDTFKRATYVPSADDVQRFFQVVSFMVDAENKDKWDDAQQVSPGSVHLLRVVEDFIHLVGDALKAFQSSLIVTDNLVISIQREPVSAVSSDITFPMRGRRGMKDWVRHSEDRLFLPKEVLSLSSPGKLAVSGAAGSPGRGRSPGTVPPGPGHSHQRLLPADPDESSSYFVIGAVLYRTLGLILPPPRPPLAVTSRVMTVTVRPPTQPPAEPLITVELSYIINGTTDPRCASWDYARADASSGDWDTESCQTLETQAAHTRCQCQHLSTFAVLAQPPKDLTLELAGSPSVPLVIGCAVSCMALLTLLAIYAAFWRFIKSERSIILLNFCLSILASNILILVGQSRVLSKGVCTMTAAFLHFFFLSSFCWVLTEAWQSYLAVIGRMRTRLVRKRFLCLGWGLPALVVAVSVGFTRTKGYGTSSYCWLSLEGGLLYAFVGPAAVIVLVNMLIGIIVFNKLMARDGISDKSKKQRAGASLWSSCVVLPLLALTWMSAVLAMTDRRSVLFQALFAVFNSAQGFVITAVHCFLRREVQDVVKCQMGMCRGDESEDSPDSCKNGQLQILSDFEKDVDLACQTVLFKEVNTCNPSTITGTLSRLSLDEDEEPKSCLVGPEGGLSFSPLPGNILVPMAASPGLGEPPPPQEANPVYMCGEGGLRQLDLTWLRPTEPGSEGDYMVLPRRTLSLQPGGGGGGGEDPPRARPEGTPRRASKTLAHTEGYPSFLSVDHSGLGLGPAYGALQNPYGMTFQPPPPTPSARQVSEPGERSRTMPRTVPGSTMKLGSLERKKLRYSDLDFEKVMHTRKRHSELYHELNQKFHTFDRYRSQSTAKEKPSPGERPGLSQQRRHQSWSTFKSMTLGSLPPKPRERLALHRATAWEPTEPPDGDFQTEV, from the exons ATGACCCCAGCCTGTCCCCTCTTACTATCTGTGATTCTGTCCCTGCGCCTGGCCGCAGCCTTCGACCCCGCTCCCAGCGCCTGTTCAGCCCTGGCCTCGGGCGTGCTCTACGGGGCCTTCTCACTGCAGGACCTCTTTCCTACCATCGCCTCAGGCTGCTCCTGGACCCTGGAGAACCCTGACCCCACCAAATACTCCCTTTACCTGCGCTTCAACCGCCAGGAGCAGGTGTGCACCCACTTTGCTCCCCGCCTGCTGCCCTTGGACCACTACCTGGTCAACTTTACGTGCCTGCGGCCTAGCCCTGAAGAGGCTGTGgcccaggcagaggcagaggtggggcggccagaggaggaggaggcagcagggtTGGAACTGTGCGGCGGCGTGGGCCCTTTTACCTTCCTGCACTTCGACAAGAACTTCGTGCAGCTGTGCCTGTCGGCCGAGCCCTCGGAGGCCCCGCGCCTGCTGGCTCCCGCTGCCCTGGCCTTCCGCTTTGTCGAGGTCTTGCTCATCAACAACAACAACTCCAGCCAGTTCACCTGCGGTGTGCTCTGCCGCTGGAGTGAGGAGTGTGGCCGCACTGCTGGCAGGGCCTGTGGCTTTGCCCAGCCAGGCTGCAGCTGCCCTGGTGAGGCAGGGGCCGGCCCTGCCACTGCCACGCCTCCAGGGCCACCTGCTGCCCACACCCTGTCCAATGCCCTGGTGCCAGGGGGTCCGGCCCCACCTGCTGAGGCTGATTTGCACTCGGGGAGCAGCAATGACCTATTCACAACTGAAATGAGATATG GTGAGGAGCCGGAAGAGGAACCGAAGGTGAAAACCCAGTGGCCAAGGTCTGCGGATGAGCCTGGGCTATACATGGCGCAGACAG GCGACCCGGCGGCTGAGGAGTGGTCCCCGTGGAGCGTGTGTTCCCTGACGTGTGGGCAGGGTCTGCAGGTGCGGACCCGCTCCTGTGTGTCCTCCCCCTATGGGACCCTGTGCAGCGGGCCCCTGCGGGAGACCCGGCCCTGCAACAATTCAGCCACCTGCCCAG TGCACGGCGTGTGGGAGGAGTGGGGGTCCTGGAGCCTGTGCTCCCGCAGCTGCGGGCGGGGGTCCCGGAGCCGGATGCGGACCTGCGTGCCCCCCCAGCACGGCGGCAAGGCCTGCGAGGGTCCCGAGCTGCAGACTAAGCTCTGCAGTATGGCCGCCTGCCCGG TGGAAGGCCAGTGGCTAGAATGGGGTCCCTGGGGCCCTTGCTCCACATCCTGTGCTAATGGGACCCAGCAGCGCAGCCGGAAGTGCAGCGTGGCAGGCCCAGCCTGGGCCACGTGTACAGGTGCCCTCACTGACACCCGCGAGTGCAGCAACCTCGAGTGCCCGG CTGCAGATGGCAAGTGGGGGCCTTGGAACTCATGGAGCCTGTGTTCCAAGACCTGTGATACAGGCTGGCAGCGCCGCTTCCGCATGTGCCAGGCCACGGGTGCACAGGGCTACCCCTGCGAGGGCACCGGAGAGGAGGTGAAGCCTTGCAGTGAGAAGAGGTGTCCAG CATTCCATGAGATGTGCAGGGATGAGTATGTGATGCTGATGACGTGGAAGAAGGCGGCTGCTGGCGAGATCATCTACAACAAGTGTCCCCCCAATGCCTcag GATCTGCCAGCCGCCGCTGTCTCCTCAGTGCCCAGGGTGTGGCATACTGGGGGTTGCCCAGCTTTGCCCGCTGCATCTCCCATGAGTACCGCTACCTTTATCTGTCA CTTCGGGAGCACCTGGCGAAGGGGCAGCGTATGCTGGCAGGCGAGGGCATGTCACAGGTGGTGCGCAGCCTGCAGGAGCTTCTGGCTCGGCGCACCTACTACAGCGGGGACCTGCTCTTCTCTGTGGACATTCTGAGGAATGTCACTGACACCTTCAAGAGGGCCACCTATGTGCCCTCGGCTGACGATGTGCAG CGCTTCTTCCAGGTGGTGAGCTTCATGGTGGATGCCGAGAACAAGGACAAATGGGATGATGCTCAGCAG GTGTCCCCTGGCTCTGTGCACCTGCTTCGTGTTGTGGAGGACTTCATTCACCTGGTGGGCGATGCTCTCAAGGCCTTCCAGAGCTCTCTGATTGTGACGGACAACCTGG TGATCAGCATTCAGCGAGAGCCTGTCTCAGCCGTGTCTAGCGACATCACGTTCCCCATGCGGGGCCGCCGGGGCATGAAGGACTGGGTGCGGCACTCAGAGGATCGCCTCTTCCTGCCCAAGGAGGTGCTCAGCCTCTCCTCCCCGGGGAAGCTGGCTGTATCTGGAGCAGCAGGCAGCCCTGGCAGGGGACGGAGCCCAGGAACAGTGCCCCCTGGCCCGGGGCACTCCCACCAGCGCCTCCTTCCGGCAGACCCTGATGAGTCCTCCTCCTACTTCGTGATTGGTGCTGTGCTCTACCGCACCCTTGGCCTCATCCTGCCACCCCCTAG GCCCCCTCTGGCCGTCACTTCCAGGGTGATGACAGTGACAGTGCGGCCTCCCACCCAGCCACCAGCTGAGCCCCTCATCACAGTGGAGCTCTCCTACATCATCAAC GGCACGACGGATCCCCGCTGTGCCAGCTGGGACTACGCCAGAGC AGATGCCAGCTCCGGGGACTGGGACACTGAGAGCTGCCAGACCCTGGAGACACAGGCAGCCCACACCCGCTGCCAGTGCCAGCACCTGTCTACCTTTGCCGTGCTGGCCCAGCCGCCCAAGGACCTG ACCCTGGAGCTGGCAGGCTCCCCCTCGGTCCCCCTTGTGATTGGCTGTGCCGTGTCCTGCATGGCACTGCTCACCCTCCTTGCCATCTATGCCGCCTTCTGGAG GTTCATAAAATCAGAACGCTCCATCATCTTGCTGAACTTCTGCCTGTCCATCCTAGCATCCAATATCCTGATCCTTGTGGGCCAGTCTCGGGTGCTGAGCAAG GGTGTGTGCACCATGACGGCTGCCTTCCTGcactttttcttcctctcctcctttTGCTGGGTGCTCACCGAGGCCTGGCAATCCTACCTGGCTGTCATCGGACGCATGCGCACCCGCCTCGTTCGGAAGCGCTTCCTCTGCCTGGGCTGGG GTCTGCCTGCCCTTGTGGTGGCCGTGTCTGTCGGTTTTACCCGCACCAAAGGATATGGTACATCCAGCTA CTGCTGGCTCTCCCTGGAGGGTGGCCTGCTCTATGCCTTTGTGGGCCCTGCAGCGGTCATTGTCCTG GTGAATATGCTCATCGGAATCATTGTCTTCAACAAGCTCATGGCACGTGATGGCATCTCAGACAAGTCCAAGAAGCAGAGGGCCGG GGCCTCGCTCTGGAGCTCCTGCGTGGTGCTGCCCCTGCTGGCGCTCACCTGGATGTCTGCCGTCCTGGCCATGACGGACCGTCGCTCCGTCCTCTTCCAGGCCCTCTTCGCTGTCTTCAACTCTGCGCAGGGCTTTGTCATCACTGCTGTGCACTGCTTCCTGCGCCGAGAG GTCCAGGACGTGGTGAAGTGCCAGATGGGCATGTGCCGGGGTGATGAGAGTGAAGACTCCCCCGACTCGTGTAAGAATGGGCAGCTGCAGATCCTG TCAGACTTTGAAAAGGACGTGGATCTGGCTTGTCAGACAG TTCTGTTCAAGGAGGTCAACACTTGCAACCCATCTACCATCACGGGCACACTGTCCCGCCTGTCCCTGGACGAGGATGAGGAACCCAAGTCCTGCCTTGTGGGTCCTGAGGGAGGCCTCAGCTTCTCACCACTGCCTGGAAATATCCTGGTGCCCATGGCAGCCTCACCAGGGCTGGGGGAGCCACCGCCCCCCCAGGAGGCCAACCCCGTGTACATGTGTGGGGAGGGTGGCCTGCGGCAGCTAGACCTCACATGGCTGCGGCCCACCGAGCCAGGCTCCGAGGGGGACTACATGGTGCTGCCCCGGCGGACTCTGAGCCTACAACCTGGCGGCGGGGGTGGAGGTGGCGAGGACCCCCCGAGGGCCCGGCCCGAGGGCACACCCCGGAGGGCCTCCAAGACACTGGCCCACACCGAAGGCTACCCCAGCTTCCTGTCTGTGGACCACTCTGGCCTGGGACTGGGCCCTGCCTATGGGGCTCTGCAGAACCCATACGGGATGACCTTCCAGCCACCACCACCGACGCCCAGTGCCCGCCAGGTGTCCGAGCCAGGGGAGCGCAGCCGGACCATGCCCCGTACCGTGCCAGGCTCCACCATGAAGCTGGGTTCCCTGGAG CGAAAGAAGTTACGGTATTCAGACCTGGACTTTGAG AAGGTGATGCACACCCGGAAACGACACTCAGAACTCTACCACGAGCTCAACCAGAAGTTCCACACTTTTGACCGCTACCGCAGTCAGTCCACGGCCAAG GAGAAGCCCAGCCCTGGGGAGCGTCCTGGCTTGTCCCAACAGCGGCGACATCAGAGCTGGAGCACTTTCAAGTCCATGACGTTGGGCTCACTGCCCCCCAAGCCCCGAGAACGGCTGGCCCTGCACCGAGCCACAGCCTGGGAGCCCACAGAACCACCCGACGGGGACTTCCAGACAGAGGTGTGA
- the ADGRB2 gene encoding adhesion G protein-coupled receptor B2 isoform X12, translating into MTPACPLLLSVILSLRLAAAFDPAPSACSALASGVLYGAFSLQDLFPTIASGCSWTLENPDPTKYSLYLRFNRQEQVCTHFAPRLLPLDHYLVNFTCLRPSPEEAVAQAEAEVGRPEEEEAAGLELCGGVGPFTFLHFDKNFVQLCLSAEPSEAPRLLAPAALAFRFVEVLLINNNNSSQFTCGVLCRWSEECGRTAGRACGFAQPGCSCPGEAGAGPATATPPGPPAAHTLSNALVPGGPAPPAEADLHSGSSNDLFTTEMRYGEEPEEEPKVKTQWPRSADEPGLYMAQTVHGVWEEWGSWSLCSRSCGRGSRSRMRTCVPPQHGGKACEGPELQTKLCSMAACPVEGQWLEWGPWGPCSTSCANGTQQRSRKCSVAGPAWATCTGALTDTRECSNLECPAADGKWGPWNSWSLCSKTCDTGWQRRFRMCQATGAQGYPCEGTGEEVKPCSEKRCPAFHEMCRDEYVMLMTWKKAAAGEIIYNKCPPNASGSASRRCLLSAQGVAYWGLPSFARCISHEYRYLYLSLREHLAKGQRMLAGEGMSQVVRSLQELLARRTYYSGDLLFSVDILRNVTDTFKRATYVPSADDVQRFFQVVSFMVDAENKDKWDDAQQVSPGSVHLLRVVEDFIHLVGDALKAFQSSLIVTDNLVISIQREPVSAVSSDITFPMRGRRGMKDWVRHSEDRLFLPKEVLSLSSPGKLAVSGAAGSPGRGRSPGTVPPGPGHSHQRLLPADPDESSSYFVIGAVLYRTLGLILPPPRPPLAVTSRVMTVTVRPPTQPPAEPLITVELSYIINGTTDPRCASWDYARADASSGDWDTESCQTLETQAAHTRCQCQHLSTFAVLAQPPKDLTLELAGSPSVPLVIGCAVSCMALLTLLAIYAAFWRFIKSERSIILLNFCLSILASNILILVGQSRVLSKGVCTMTAAFLHFFFLSSFCWVLTEAWQSYLAVIGRMRTRLVRKRFLCLGWGLPALVVAVSVGFTRTKGYGTSSYCWLSLEGGLLYAFVGPAAVIVLVNMLIGIIVFNKLMARDGISDKSKKQRAGSERCPWASLLLPCSACGAVPSPLLSSASARNAMASLWSSCVVLPLLALTWMSAVLAMTDRRSVLFQALFAVFNSAQGFVITAVHCFLRREVQDVVKCQMGMCRGDESEDSPDSCKNGQLQILSDFEKDVDLACQTVLFKEVNTCNPSTITGTLSRLSLDEDEEPKSCLVGPEGGLSFSPLPGNILVPMAASPGLGEPPPPQEANPVYMCGEGGLRQLDLTWLRPTEPGSEGDYMVLPRRTLSLQPGGGGGGGEDPPRARPEGTPRRASKTLAHTEGYPSFLSVDHSGLGLGPAYGALQNPYGMTFQPPPPTPSARQVSEPGERSRTMPRTVPGSTMKLGSLERKKLRYSDLDFEKVMHTRKRHSELYHELNQKFHTFDRYRSQSTAKEKPSPGERPGLSQQRRHQSWSTFKSMTLGSLPPKPRERLALHRATAWEPTEPPDGDFQTEV; encoded by the exons ATGACCCCAGCCTGTCCCCTCTTACTATCTGTGATTCTGTCCCTGCGCCTGGCCGCAGCCTTCGACCCCGCTCCCAGCGCCTGTTCAGCCCTGGCCTCGGGCGTGCTCTACGGGGCCTTCTCACTGCAGGACCTCTTTCCTACCATCGCCTCAGGCTGCTCCTGGACCCTGGAGAACCCTGACCCCACCAAATACTCCCTTTACCTGCGCTTCAACCGCCAGGAGCAGGTGTGCACCCACTTTGCTCCCCGCCTGCTGCCCTTGGACCACTACCTGGTCAACTTTACGTGCCTGCGGCCTAGCCCTGAAGAGGCTGTGgcccaggcagaggcagaggtggggcggccagaggaggaggaggcagcagggtTGGAACTGTGCGGCGGCGTGGGCCCTTTTACCTTCCTGCACTTCGACAAGAACTTCGTGCAGCTGTGCCTGTCGGCCGAGCCCTCGGAGGCCCCGCGCCTGCTGGCTCCCGCTGCCCTGGCCTTCCGCTTTGTCGAGGTCTTGCTCATCAACAACAACAACTCCAGCCAGTTCACCTGCGGTGTGCTCTGCCGCTGGAGTGAGGAGTGTGGCCGCACTGCTGGCAGGGCCTGTGGCTTTGCCCAGCCAGGCTGCAGCTGCCCTGGTGAGGCAGGGGCCGGCCCTGCCACTGCCACGCCTCCAGGGCCACCTGCTGCCCACACCCTGTCCAATGCCCTGGTGCCAGGGGGTCCGGCCCCACCTGCTGAGGCTGATTTGCACTCGGGGAGCAGCAATGACCTATTCACAACTGAAATGAGATATG GTGAGGAGCCGGAAGAGGAACCGAAGGTGAAAACCCAGTGGCCAAGGTCTGCGGATGAGCCTGGGCTATACATGGCGCAGACAG TGCACGGCGTGTGGGAGGAGTGGGGGTCCTGGAGCCTGTGCTCCCGCAGCTGCGGGCGGGGGTCCCGGAGCCGGATGCGGACCTGCGTGCCCCCCCAGCACGGCGGCAAGGCCTGCGAGGGTCCCGAGCTGCAGACTAAGCTCTGCAGTATGGCCGCCTGCCCGG TGGAAGGCCAGTGGCTAGAATGGGGTCCCTGGGGCCCTTGCTCCACATCCTGTGCTAATGGGACCCAGCAGCGCAGCCGGAAGTGCAGCGTGGCAGGCCCAGCCTGGGCCACGTGTACAGGTGCCCTCACTGACACCCGCGAGTGCAGCAACCTCGAGTGCCCGG CTGCAGATGGCAAGTGGGGGCCTTGGAACTCATGGAGCCTGTGTTCCAAGACCTGTGATACAGGCTGGCAGCGCCGCTTCCGCATGTGCCAGGCCACGGGTGCACAGGGCTACCCCTGCGAGGGCACCGGAGAGGAGGTGAAGCCTTGCAGTGAGAAGAGGTGTCCAG CATTCCATGAGATGTGCAGGGATGAGTATGTGATGCTGATGACGTGGAAGAAGGCGGCTGCTGGCGAGATCATCTACAACAAGTGTCCCCCCAATGCCTcag GATCTGCCAGCCGCCGCTGTCTCCTCAGTGCCCAGGGTGTGGCATACTGGGGGTTGCCCAGCTTTGCCCGCTGCATCTCCCATGAGTACCGCTACCTTTATCTGTCA CTTCGGGAGCACCTGGCGAAGGGGCAGCGTATGCTGGCAGGCGAGGGCATGTCACAGGTGGTGCGCAGCCTGCAGGAGCTTCTGGCTCGGCGCACCTACTACAGCGGGGACCTGCTCTTCTCTGTGGACATTCTGAGGAATGTCACTGACACCTTCAAGAGGGCCACCTATGTGCCCTCGGCTGACGATGTGCAG CGCTTCTTCCAGGTGGTGAGCTTCATGGTGGATGCCGAGAACAAGGACAAATGGGATGATGCTCAGCAG GTGTCCCCTGGCTCTGTGCACCTGCTTCGTGTTGTGGAGGACTTCATTCACCTGGTGGGCGATGCTCTCAAGGCCTTCCAGAGCTCTCTGATTGTGACGGACAACCTGG TGATCAGCATTCAGCGAGAGCCTGTCTCAGCCGTGTCTAGCGACATCACGTTCCCCATGCGGGGCCGCCGGGGCATGAAGGACTGGGTGCGGCACTCAGAGGATCGCCTCTTCCTGCCCAAGGAGGTGCTCAGCCTCTCCTCCCCGGGGAAGCTGGCTGTATCTGGAGCAGCAGGCAGCCCTGGCAGGGGACGGAGCCCAGGAACAGTGCCCCCTGGCCCGGGGCACTCCCACCAGCGCCTCCTTCCGGCAGACCCTGATGAGTCCTCCTCCTACTTCGTGATTGGTGCTGTGCTCTACCGCACCCTTGGCCTCATCCTGCCACCCCCTAG GCCCCCTCTGGCCGTCACTTCCAGGGTGATGACAGTGACAGTGCGGCCTCCCACCCAGCCACCAGCTGAGCCCCTCATCACAGTGGAGCTCTCCTACATCATCAAC GGCACGACGGATCCCCGCTGTGCCAGCTGGGACTACGCCAGAGC AGATGCCAGCTCCGGGGACTGGGACACTGAGAGCTGCCAGACCCTGGAGACACAGGCAGCCCACACCCGCTGCCAGTGCCAGCACCTGTCTACCTTTGCCGTGCTGGCCCAGCCGCCCAAGGACCTG ACCCTGGAGCTGGCAGGCTCCCCCTCGGTCCCCCTTGTGATTGGCTGTGCCGTGTCCTGCATGGCACTGCTCACCCTCCTTGCCATCTATGCCGCCTTCTGGAG GTTCATAAAATCAGAACGCTCCATCATCTTGCTGAACTTCTGCCTGTCCATCCTAGCATCCAATATCCTGATCCTTGTGGGCCAGTCTCGGGTGCTGAGCAAG GGTGTGTGCACCATGACGGCTGCCTTCCTGcactttttcttcctctcctcctttTGCTGGGTGCTCACCGAGGCCTGGCAATCCTACCTGGCTGTCATCGGACGCATGCGCACCCGCCTCGTTCGGAAGCGCTTCCTCTGCCTGGGCTGGG GTCTGCCTGCCCTTGTGGTGGCCGTGTCTGTCGGTTTTACCCGCACCAAAGGATATGGTACATCCAGCTA CTGCTGGCTCTCCCTGGAGGGTGGCCTGCTCTATGCCTTTGTGGGCCCTGCAGCGGTCATTGTCCTG GTGAATATGCTCATCGGAATCATTGTCTTCAACAAGCTCATGGCACGTGATGGCATCTCAGACAAGTCCAAGAAGCAGAGGGCCGG GTCGGAGCGGTGCCCCTGGGCCAGCCTGCTCCTCCCCTGCTCAGCGTGTGGAGCGGTCCCCAGCCCCCTGCTCAGCTCAGCCTCGGCCAGGAACGCCAT GGCCTCGCTCTGGAGCTCCTGCGTGGTGCTGCCCCTGCTGGCGCTCACCTGGATGTCTGCCGTCCTGGCCATGACGGACCGTCGCTCCGTCCTCTTCCAGGCCCTCTTCGCTGTCTTCAACTCTGCGCAGGGCTTTGTCATCACTGCTGTGCACTGCTTCCTGCGCCGAGAG GTCCAGGACGTGGTGAAGTGCCAGATGGGCATGTGCCGGGGTGATGAGAGTGAAGACTCCCCCGACTCGTGTAAGAATGGGCAGCTGCAGATCCTG TCAGACTTTGAAAAGGACGTGGATCTGGCTTGTCAGACAG TTCTGTTCAAGGAGGTCAACACTTGCAACCCATCTACCATCACGGGCACACTGTCCCGCCTGTCCCTGGACGAGGATGAGGAACCCAAGTCCTGCCTTGTGGGTCCTGAGGGAGGCCTCAGCTTCTCACCACTGCCTGGAAATATCCTGGTGCCCATGGCAGCCTCACCAGGGCTGGGGGAGCCACCGCCCCCCCAGGAGGCCAACCCCGTGTACATGTGTGGGGAGGGTGGCCTGCGGCAGCTAGACCTCACATGGCTGCGGCCCACCGAGCCAGGCTCCGAGGGGGACTACATGGTGCTGCCCCGGCGGACTCTGAGCCTACAACCTGGCGGCGGGGGTGGAGGTGGCGAGGACCCCCCGAGGGCCCGGCCCGAGGGCACACCCCGGAGGGCCTCCAAGACACTGGCCCACACCGAAGGCTACCCCAGCTTCCTGTCTGTGGACCACTCTGGCCTGGGACTGGGCCCTGCCTATGGGGCTCTGCAGAACCCATACGGGATGACCTTCCAGCCACCACCACCGACGCCCAGTGCCCGCCAGGTGTCCGAGCCAGGGGAGCGCAGCCGGACCATGCCCCGTACCGTGCCAGGCTCCACCATGAAGCTGGGTTCCCTGGAG CGAAAGAAGTTACGGTATTCAGACCTGGACTTTGAG AAGGTGATGCACACCCGGAAACGACACTCAGAACTCTACCACGAGCTCAACCAGAAGTTCCACACTTTTGACCGCTACCGCAGTCAGTCCACGGCCAAG GAGAAGCCCAGCCCTGGGGAGCGTCCTGGCTTGTCCCAACAGCGGCGACATCAGAGCTGGAGCACTTTCAAGTCCATGACGTTGGGCTCACTGCCCCCCAAGCCCCGAGAACGGCTGGCCCTGCACCGAGCCACAGCCTGGGAGCCCACAGAACCACCCGACGGGGACTTCCAGACAGAGGTGTGA